The Cellulomonas sp. S1-8 genomic sequence GGCGGCACGCTCGTCCGAGGCGTTGCCGCGGTAGGTGCGCAGGAACGCCTCGTGGGCACCGCACGAGCGCAGCAGCGTCACCCAGCTCGGACCCGCGGACCCGGCGAGCGCGCGTGTCGTCAGCAGCCGCGCCGTCATGTCGGCGCGCTCGATCGACCGCCCCAGGACCATGAAGTGCCATGTCTCGTCGCGCGACGTCGTGGACTCCATGATCCCGGTGACGATCGCGGCACGCTCCCGCACCCACGTGAAGTAGTCGTGCGGGCGGGCCGGGCGCATCTGCGACGGCAGCTGGTTCCAGCTGGTGTTGAGGCACTCCCACAGCTCGGTCGACACGATCTCCCGGGCACGGCGCGCGTTCTCCCGCGCGGAGACGATCGCACCGGCGATCGACGACGGCGAGAACCGGTCGTACCCGAGGACGTCGAGCACGTGCTCCCGGCCGACGTCGAGGTCGGCCGGCGGGTCGGGGCGGTCCATGACGGACAGGAGCGACCGGCAGGCCAGGTCCTCCTCGGCCCACGGGTCCTCCAGCAGGATCTGGATGTGCACGTCGAGCAGGCGCGCCGTGTCGTCGGCGCGCTCCACGTACCGACCGATCCAGAACAGCGACTCCGCGATCCGGCTCAGCACGTCGCACCCTCCGTGGTCCGCTGCTGCTGCTGCTGCATCACCTGGACGCGCTGGTCGGAGGGGTTCGAGTCGATCGGGACCGACGCGTCCTTGGGCACCGGCTGCGGCAGCGACTGGCGCTGCGTCTGCGCGCGCCGCGGCACGCGCCCACCCAGGACCCACGTGTCCTTGGACCCGCCACCCTGCGAGGAGTTGACGACGAGCTGGCCCTCGGGCAGCGCGACGCGCGTCAGCCCGCCCGGCAGGACGTAGACGGACTCGCCGTCGTTGACGGCGAACGGGCGCAGGTCGACGTGCCGGGGCCGCAGGCCGTCCTCGACGAGCGTCGGCACGGTCGACAGCTGCACGACGGGCTGCGCGATCCACCCGCGCGGGTCGTCCCGCAGCCGGGCGCGCAGCACGTCGAGCTCGGCGCGCGTCGCGCGCGGCCCGACGACCAGACCCTTGCCGCCCGACCCGTCGACGGGCTTGACGACGAGCTCGTGCAACCGGTCGAGCACCTCCTCGAGCGCACCCGGGTCCTCGAGCCGCCACGTGTCGACGTTCGGCAGGATCGGGTCCTCGCCGAGGTGGTAGCGGATGAGGTCGGGCAGGTAGGTGTAGAGCAGCTTGTCGTCGGCCACGCCGTTGCCGATGGCGTTGGCGATCGTCACGTTGCCGAGGCGGGCGCTGGTCATCAGCCCCGGGCAGCCGAGCAACGAGTCCGAGCGGAACGTCACCGGGTCGATGAACTCGTCGTCGACGCGCCGGTAGATGACGTCGACCCGCCGGCGTCCCTGCGTCGTGCGCATCCACACGCGCCCGCCCGAGACGTACAGGTCGCGCCCCTCGACCAGCTCGACGCCCATCGTGCGGGCGAGCAGCGTGTGCTCGAAGTACGCGGAGTTGAACACCCCGGGCGTCAGGACGACGACGGTCGGGTCGTCGACGCCGTGCGGGGCCGCGGCGATGAGCGCCGCGAGCAGGCGGCGCGAGT encodes the following:
- a CDS encoding alpha-E domain-containing protein; its protein translation is MLSRIAESLFWIGRYVERADDTARLLDVHIQILLEDPWAEEDLACRSLLSVMDRPDPPADLDVGREHVLDVLGYDRFSPSSIAGAIVSARENARRAREIVSTELWECLNTSWNQLPSQMRPARPHDYFTWVRERAAIVTGIMESTTSRDETWHFMVLGRSIERADMTARLLTTRALAGSAGPSWVTLLRSCGAHEAFLRTYRGNASDERAAGFLLLDRLFPRSIVYALNEAEASLAALEPVADRATIGEARRHIGRVRTNLEYRPLLEIVDELPREMERVQRACSAASDAIRGRYFPSGAELTWVGEAL
- a CDS encoding circularly permuted type 2 ATP-grasp protein, which translates into the protein MADLFDDYPAGTAWDEMIGPEGEVRSAYRHVHSALGQLSDGELRARADTLARSYLKQGVTFDFAGEERPFPLDVVPRVMAGDEWEHVAPGVAQRVRALEAFLADVYGPQKAVADGVVPRSVVVSSTHFHRAARGIEPPNGVRVHVSGIDLVRDSLGGWRVLEDNVRVPSGVSYVLSNRRAMAQTFPELFAALRIRPVVDYSRRLLAALIAAAPHGVDDPTVVVLTPGVFNSAYFEHTLLARTMGVELVEGRDLYVSGGRVWMRTTQGRRRVDVIYRRVDDEFIDPVTFRSDSLLGCPGLMTSARLGNVTIANAIGNGVADDKLLYTYLPDLIRYHLGEDPILPNVDTWRLEDPGALEEVLDRLHELVVKPVDGSGGKGLVVGPRATRAELDVLRARLRDDPRGWIAQPVVQLSTVPTLVEDGLRPRHVDLRPFAVNDGESVYVLPGGLTRVALPEGQLVVNSSQGGGSKDTWVLGGRVPRRAQTQRQSLPQPVPKDASVPIDSNPSDQRVQVMQQQQQRTTEGATC